TATATTCTTTCAGAACAATGGAAATATTGGAGGCTGGGAATTTGAACAGGCCCTGATAATTCAAGGGATTTATACAATTTTAAATGGAATAACTAATACATGGTTCAATCCAAATCTTACCGAAATAGTTAAACACATAAGAGAGGGAACCTTGGATTTCGTACTTTTAAAACCAATTGATAGTCAATTTTTTATCTCATTAAAAAAAATAAACCCATCTGGTTTTTTAGAAATAATGCTTGGATTTTGCTTATTATTATTCTGCATCAGAATCAATCAAATCAATATAAATTTAAGTTTTCTGAGCTTGTCTTTGATAACTATAGTATGTTCAATTTGTATTTTGTATAGCTTATGGTTTTTTATTTCTACAACCACTATTTGGTTTGTAAAGACATGGAATGCAACAGAAGTTTTAAGATCATTTCTTTATATTGGAAGATTTCCTTTGAATTCATTTTCATTTTCTCTAAGAATATTTTTTAGTATTTTTATTCCTATTGCATTCATAACAACAATCCCTTCAGAAGTTTTCCTGGGTATTTCTCAATTATGGAAAATATTGCTTGAAATTATAGTTGCTATGGTATTTCTTCTTACTTCTAGAAAGTTTTGGTTATTTGCATTAAAATTCTATACATCAGCTTCTAGCTAAAAATTATTTGACAACCTCTCTACAATATTCCCAAATTCTTTGTTTACTTTTCAGATTAAAAAGCCTCGATAATCTCTTGAAATTGGGATTAGATTTTTTAACAGTTAAAAGCTTGCAGTTGTATTCAATTTGATAATGTCTTGCAATAATACCTAATTTGAGTGCAATATTAGAAAAAATAATTATTAGCGCGAGTTTAAAAAAGGTCCCTAAAACATTTCCAAATGACTTTGAATAATTCTCATTTTCAGTTTTTAGTTCAAATTTCATTACTTGACTATATGCTGAGGGCACTTAATTGCTGCAATAGCAACAGCTGTAACCTTAAAATTCTCCGACTTCTCAATAACCTTTTTGACTTCTAATGGTCCAAATTTATTACTAGCATCACTGTAAGAAAGAAGTAAAGATTTATAATTATCATGACCCAAATTTCTATATTCACAGAAATTATCTCCAACGTAGTTCAAAAGAGTTAGTAATGTTAATTCAATCATTAAAGCTTTTTAACTAAGAAAGTTCTTACGAATAATACAATGAATGACATTTTTAACAAGTTTAATTACCCAAATATATTTGGAATCTTCAAATAATAAGTTTACTAATTAATTTTTAAATTTAGAAATTAAATAAGACTCGCAAGAGTTACAAACATGAGAATCATCAAAACACTATCTGTAGTGTTTAGTTGTTATTCACTTTGCACTACAGATAGGGGGTTGCAATTTTCAAGAAATTGGTTTAAAAATAAGGTTCCCCATCACCCGGCCCCACAAATGTGAGGCCTTTTTTTTACCTTTTTAAAAATTAAGGTATGAATTAAAAGTATTGTTTAATACAACGAGTATTTACTTAAAACATAAAATAATAAATAAAGACAAAATGAATTTATCTTTATTAACTGTTACAGCTTTCTTTGGTCTTTTTTTGACCACAACCGTATTAATATTTACGATTAATTAATTTACAAAAAACTCATTATTGATTTAATCAATAAACTAATACCAACACAAAAACACACTATTATAAAAGTCTTTTTAATTAGTGTATTTCCATTTAACTTTGATAAATGAGCTCCGAAATATCCTCCGGTAAAAGAGCCAACTACTAACAATATTAATATATTGGAAGGAACGGACCCTATTTTACTTAAAAAAATTGCTCCGGTAAGATTCCAAAAAATGCCAACAGTAAAGAATGTCAAACTAATAGCACGAAGAAAATCCATTCCAAATGTTTTTATTAAAAGTAGTGTTATTAGCAATCCAGTTCCAGAAGAAATAGAACCATTCAAAATACCTATAAGGAAAATAAAGATTAAAAATCTAATTTTATGAATTAAATTAAGTTTAATATTCCCAGATGATAGCCCTAAATCTGATTTAAAAAATGAGTAAAGTGCTAATAATATTGAAATTATGCCTAAAAATAAGTATAAATACTGTTCTGAAATAAATTCAACTATAGAAGCACCAAAAATCACTCCAGGTAATCCAAAAATTAAAATTTGCAAGGCAACATAAATATCATTTTTTAGAGAGTTGTAATTTCTTAATGATCCGCCTAGCCCTAACGCTACTGTTGCTAATTTATGAGCAGCCAGGGCCTGATAATAAGGGACCCCAAATAAAATCAATCCTGGCAATTGAAGTAAGCCTGCTCCACCTCCAGAAATTGCTGAAAAAGTATTAGAGAAAAAGGATATCAAAAATATAGAAATACTTTTATAAAAAGAATAATCAAAGTTAACTACTATTGTTTTTAATAAATAAAGCATTAAATATAAATTCTATTTTTTTATAATTAAATATTATTATTTTAGAAAGAAAAATAGGCTTTCATAGTTTTATCTTCCCTTTTAGAAGCATAGTTTAAAAAAAACTGTTATTATCAAAAATAATCAAGAGAATTGTGTTATGCACAAACAAGATGCAATTTATCTTGATCAGTTATGTCCCAAGATAAGTAATAAAATTTGGAGAGAGTCACTTCACAAACTTACTAAATATAAATGTATTTATTGCGGTGATCCTTCAGAATCACTTGACCACGTTCATCCAAAGTCAAAAGGGGGAAACAGCAGCACAAGAAATTGCGTGCCTTGTTGTTTATCTTGTAATGGACAGAAATCAGATTCGGAAGTTCTTAGTTGGTATAGAAATCAAAAATTTTACGATCCCAGAAGGTCTATGGCAATACGAGCGTGGTTTAATGATGATTTAAAACTAGCATCAGTTATTTTAAAAAATATAAATTAAAACATTAAATAATGAATTGATTAAGATTCATAAAGAATATTTATTATTAGGATTAAATATAACTTTTATTTAATTAAATCATGTTTAATTTGATTTTATTAAATTATTATTTTTCCACCTGAATTTATTTTATTCTTCCGAAAAATAGCAATATTTGAATAGTCCTCTTTCCAAATTATTGGTGAATCTAAAACCTTTCTATCGGGAGATTTTACTGAAAAGATTAACCCAAATACAAACAGTATAGTAATTAAGATGACGGTTAATACTAATTTATCTGAAATATTATTCATTAATTTAATCTATTTTGAAAAATTTTTGTCAGGAGTGGTTTTTTCGTAAAATTCTAGAAAATATGATTTAAAATAATCAATACCATCATTTCCAATTAATCCAAAAGTCCGTCCACAATCATTTACTACTTTCATTGAAATTTGATTTGCTAAATCATCTTTCTCAATCCACTTTTTTTGAGGATTGTAAGAAAAAAAAATAATATTTTCTGTTTTCACAATAGCGTATTTCATTGCTTCATCTTTAGAAAAACCATTTTGAATAGAATTACAATAATTTCTCGAGAAATTATTTGAGATTCTATTTTGTAGAAATTCAACATTAGGATCTGATCTATCAAATGCTAGACCTATTGGAGGATTTAATAGATAAAAAATAAATAATAATAAACCTAAAAAGAACTTCAACAATAGCTATAAATAAACATTTACTTATACAATACTAATCATTTTTTTTTGCCTTTTCAATTGAATCGCATATTTCTTAAAAGCAAAATTAAATTTCAATTTATTAAATATTAATAATATTGTAATACGTTCAGTAATAATATTCATGAGTTTATATTGAATTACTTTATATGTACGAATCATTGATGACCTTGCTTTTTTTCCCTGATTGGGCAAACGGATTACCTTCGGACTTCTTAATACTTCATTTTTTCGTTGGAGCAGTTATTTTCCCATTCAATATGATACATGCTAAAGCAAGAAGAATTGATAGTCAGAATCCACAGGAAGCAGCTAATGGATATAAAAATTCAGACGCAACTACATTCTTTGGATACGAAGAAATTAATTAGATTTCAATAAAGATATTTAAGGAATCACTTTATTGATGTTAATTTTCCTAAATTCATCCTTAGATCTTAATATTTTCAGTCCAAATGAACCTATAGGGATTTTGATTCTTTTTTTAGGATTAATATTCAGTAGCTTGATTTTCTATATTATTTATTCTGTAAGCACAAATAAAGAGTCAGTAGAAGATAAAAAAATAAGAACAAAAAAGGAGACTTTGCAAAAAGAGAAAATAGGAAAATTATTCCCTAAGAAAAAATAAATTTAATTGTTGCATTACTACTAAGAAATTTATTAATATTATTAATTATCAAATCTGTAGGATCAAAAAACATTAATTTAAGCTCTCTTAAGTCAAACATTGATTTCTAAAACCATACTTTAACATTTAATTTTTTTTAATGAGAAATTAATATTATGTTTTTTGAAGCAAGAAATATTTTCAAAACCAGCAAAAAATGTTAAAAATGAAGAAATCAGTTGAAGTTCTTGGTGAATTCACCTCAATATCTATTTCTTGCTAGTGGAGTAAAAAATGGGGAAGGATTTTGGATTGTAGAAATAAAAAATTGTGATGAAAATATTCTTGAAGATAAAACAATTTTAGATTGTTATAGAAAAGAATTAATAGGAAATGAATCCGCAAGAGATATACTTTTCGCTATTAATCTAAATATAACTAATTTATTAAATGAACTAAGAAATAAAAATTATTTAATTGAAAAACCTTCAATGGGGATATCTTTTGATATCCCACTCGATCTCTTGGAAAGTATTTTCGATTTTTGGTTAGATGTATATAAAAATCCAGAAGCCTGGGAAACATGTCTGGGTCTTCTTAAAATTAGAAAAAGAATTTCCTTATCTAACCTAATCAAAAGCAAAAGTCTAAAGGGTAACTCTAAAAAGTGGGCTGTAAAGGTTGAAGATTTGCATACTTATTTACCAAATTCACATAAATTTGAAAAGATAAATGACCCTATGTGGAAATAATCCTAATTTAAATAATAAATATATTTACTTGATAGACTTTTTAAGTAAAAATAAAATTATTTATTAATAAAAAATGAATAAGCCATATTCTTTTAATGAAGATCAAATGAATGGAATCGTAGAAGACACTTTTGCTAACATAATAAAAGAATGTGAAAATTTAAAAAAAAATACAAATTGCCCAAATGAACAGGTAGTAGCACTTTTAAGCGTAATCGCATCAAATTTCGCAATTACAAATGAAAAAGTAGAGAATTAGGATGATAAGTTATTTTTCCTGGAACGAATTTGACAAGAGTGTCGAATACATAGCTAACGAGTGTAAACTTTTAGAGTTTTCTGGAATATATGGAGTTCCTCGAGGTGGTTTATGTCTTGCTGTAGCATTAAGTCATAAATTAAAAATAAATTTAATTTCAGAACCAATAAAAAATTCACTAATAGTAGATGATATTTATGAAACTGGTATTACATTAAATACGTTTAAAGATATTGAGGGAGCAGTGTTTTATGTATTATTCAGTAAAATCCCGCCTACATGGTGGAATACTGTAAATATATCGAAAAAAAAAGAATGGATAGTTTTTCCATGGGAAAATACTATAAATTGCAAAAGTGACCGCAACGAATACATCAAAAAAAGAGGTTTGAGTTGAAAAAAAAATTATATTTAGCTAATCCATATGGATTTTCAAAACAGACCAATAAACTCTTATATGAATTTATTAATATTTTCAATGATTTAAATATAGAAGTTTATGAACCTTTTGAGAGGACAAAACAAATCATAAAAAAAGAAGGTGAATGGGCATATGAGCTTGCAAAAAGTAATTATAATGATTTAAAAAAATGCGATTGTATTTTTGCAATCGTTAATGGTTGTCCCCCAGATGAAGGAGTAATGGTTGAACTGGGAATTGCAATTGCTCTTAAAAAGAAAGTTTTTTTATTCAGGGATGATTTCAGAAGTTGTTCTGATAGCAATCAATACCCATTAAATCTTATGTTATTTATTGGACTTCCTAGAGATAATTGGAAAAAGTTTTTTTTTGAATCTCTACAAGATATTAAGAGTAATAAAAAAGGATTTGTGGAATGGGCAAGAAATTAACCTTAATAAAACAAAATTTCTTGAGTTAAATTTTTAAATTAAAATAAATTACTGTTAAGGTGCTAGAATATATTTTTATTTGAAAAGTTTTGACACAAGTTACAGTCGGAGAAAATGAAGGAATTGAGTCTGCCCTCAGAAGATTTAAAAGACAAGTATCTAAATCAGGAATCTTTGCAGATTTAAAAAGACTTAGGCATCATGAAACACCTATTGAAAAATATAAAAGGAAATTGCAACAAAGAAGAAAAGCTAAAAGAAGATAATTTGATATCTATATCACAAAGCAAACTTTAGGTAAAAAAAATTACGAATTAAGAAATTTCATTTCTTAATAGATTTAAAATAATAATAATGTGTTTAATTATTTGAGATTTTTAATCTTTTTAACAAGATTTATACCAACCCCTGATACCGCAAGTAGATCTTTTTCATCAGCATCAATAACAGCTTTAGTTGATTTAAATCCAGCCTCATACAAAGACTTTGCACTTTTAGCTCCAACACCTGGTAGTGTAGTTAAGGTTTCGATTACTTTCTTAGAGTTAACTTTTTTGGTCTTTGTTTTTGAATTTTTTGCTGACTTAATTTGTTTTTTTTCTTTCTTTAAAGTAGTTTCTGAGGAAACTGAACTTTTAAATAGAATTGATTTTAGTTTACTTAAAAATTTAGAAATCATTTAAATATATAAGTAATAAAATTAAATCTTCAATTTATAACTTATTATAAAATCCAAAGGAGGATAATAAATTATATATCATTGAATTAAATTAATTTATTTACATATATATAAAGCCACATTTTTAATATTTATGCAACCTTACAAAGGTATCCAAGATCTTTATCCTCTATTCTAAAAATCCGTAGAATAATAAAATTTACTTTCCAAAATTGGAAGTATTTACTATTAGTAAAGTTAGAGTTTGATTAGGGAGTAGAACTTACGAAATGAAGCTCATATTTATAAGTGGCCCTTCAGGTAGTGGGAAAACAACATTATCTAATCAAATATTAGTAAAAATCAAAAATGGCATTGTTTTAAGTACAGATAATTATTATAAAACAGGACTAATAAGTAAAGTACTCTCAAAATTTGTACAAGGTTATTTCGATAGAAGCTTAAGTTTTAATTACAAGCTTTTTAAAAAAGATTTTGCCTTTATTATTAAGAATAGAATTTCAATTCAAGAACGTTCATATAATTTCAAAAAGAAAACCATTAAAAATTTATTAAACGAGAAAAATAATATTAAATTTTTAATTGTTGAAGGAATTTTTGCCAAAGATTTTGCAAATAATATTTATAGTAAGAATGTTTTTTTATTAGAATTAAAAATCAATAAAAATGATTGTATGAGGCGGGTAATCAATAGAGATTCAAAAGAAAGGGGTAAAGAAAAAAAACAAGCTAAAAATGATTTTCTAAAATCCTGGGATATTTATATTAAGAGATCCAAAAATAAAAATAAAAAGAGAAATATAAATGAGATTCTTATTACAAAAGGCACTAATATTGATCTTATAATTAAAAAAATATTTAATTATAGTTCATAAATTTATTCACCAATATTAAAGCACTAAGAATTGAGCCTTCAATTCTACCAAAGCCCTCTCCTTCAAACCAATCTCCGCAAAAACCAATTCTATATTTTCTACTAAATTGTAAATATAATGGTACTTGTTTTCCAGAAGGTTGTGATGCTCTCCATTTCATAATAGAGATGTTCTCATTACCCGTTAATTGATTTATAGAAGGATTAGACTCAAAAAGCTCATTGAAATTTTTAAATATTTTTAGTTTAAAAAAATCT
This window of the Prochlorococcus sp. MIT 1314 genome carries:
- a CDS encoding ABC transporter permease; protein product: MNPRKYFKVYKKFLHTSLASELEYKTNILVDLITATLSLIGSIFLLSIFFQNNGNIGGWEFEQALIIQGIYTILNGITNTWFNPNLTEIVKHIREGTLDFVLLKPIDSQFFISLKKINPSGFLEIMLGFCLLLFCIRINQININLSFLSLSLITIVCSICILYSLWFFISTTTIWFVKTWNATEVLRSFLYIGRFPLNSFSFSLRIFFSIFIPIAFITTIPSEVFLGISQLWKILLEIIVAMVFLLTSRKFWLFALKFYTSASS
- a CDS encoding sulfite exporter TauE/SafE family protein — encoded protein: MLYLLKTIVVNFDYSFYKSISIFLISFFSNTFSAISGGGAGLLQLPGLILFGVPYYQALAAHKLATVALGLGGSLRNYNSLKNDIYVALQILIFGLPGVIFGASIVEFISEQYLYLFLGIISILLALYSFFKSDLGLSSGNIKLNLIHKIRFLIFIFLIGILNGSISSGTGLLITLLLIKTFGMDFLRAISLTFFTVGIFWNLTGAIFLSKIGSVPSNILILLVVGSFTGGYFGAHLSKLNGNTLIKKTFIIVCFCVGISLLIKSIMSFL
- a CDS encoding HNH endonuclease, encoding MHKQDAIYLDQLCPKISNKIWRESLHKLTKYKCIYCGDPSESLDHVHPKSKGGNSSTRNCVPCCLSCNGQKSDSEVLSWYRNQKFYDPRRSMAIRAWFNDDLKLASVILKNIN
- a CDS encoding josephin, whose translation is MNSPQYLFLASGVKNGEGFWIVEIKNCDENILEDKTILDCYRKELIGNESARDILFAINLNITNLLNELRNKNYLIEKPSMGISFDIPLDLLESIFDFWLDVYKNPEAWETCLGLLKIRKRISLSNLIKSKSLKGNSKKWAVKVEDLHTYLPNSHKFEKINDPMWK
- a CDS encoding phosphoribosyltransferase, whose translation is MISYFSWNEFDKSVEYIANECKLLEFSGIYGVPRGGLCLAVALSHKLKINLISEPIKNSLIVDDIYETGITLNTFKDIEGAVFYVLFSKIPPTWWNTVNISKKKEWIVFPWENTINCKSDRNEYIKKRGLS
- a CDS encoding nucleoside 2-deoxyribosyltransferase; protein product: MKKKLYLANPYGFSKQTNKLLYEFINIFNDLNIEVYEPFERTKQIIKKEGEWAYELAKSNYNDLKKCDCIFAIVNGCPPDEGVMVELGIAIALKKKVFLFRDDFRSCSDSNQYPLNLMLFIGLPRDNWKKFFFESLQDIKSNKKGFVEWARN
- the rpsU gene encoding 30S ribosomal protein S21 is translated as MTQVTVGENEGIESALRRFKRQVSKSGIFADLKRLRHHETPIEKYKRKLQQRRKAKRR
- a CDS encoding helix-hairpin-helix domain-containing protein, which encodes MISKFLSKLKSILFKSSVSSETTLKKEKKQIKSAKNSKTKTKKVNSKKVIETLTTLPGVGAKSAKSLYEAGFKSTKAVIDADEKDLLAVSGVGINLVKKIKNLK
- a CDS encoding uridine kinase → MKLIFISGPSGSGKTTLSNQILVKIKNGIVLSTDNYYKTGLISKVLSKFVQGYFDRSLSFNYKLFKKDFAFIIKNRISIQERSYNFKKKTIKNLLNEKNNIKFLIVEGIFAKDFANNIYSKNVFLLELKINKNDCMRRVINRDSKERGKEKKQAKNDFLKSWDIYIKRSKNKNKKRNINEILITKGTNIDLIIKKIFNYSS